A single genomic interval of Arctopsyche grandis isolate Sample6627 chromosome 8, ASM5162203v2, whole genome shotgun sequence harbors:
- the IntS10 gene encoding integrator complex subunit 10: MPSLNSQDLCDEEYIIMKAKEAQAGDPYTAKAWMLTAKTLYPTNFTVQFEAYLMEKAAGHVQEAADCFSVLINSPQIPNQLWPEIEAITTSLKDSNSNFLSEMFERIPADVQHKMLLSSAEHSDDTMEHCRLLLLLLQRFPKAVATHGGPLVETLLSAEKHSSEDCYARLLVVETLPLLELPQSPRLLIRLLIRAIDFYNTYLCEKNENDISDPWQRLFSVLELTGRQLGWDSYLITYSNSLNKDTYFQKLLSLRNAEDCRQLIYCGAIHLLRALHEHNAKRGNQILLEAFTDPDKPVSKRHKGDIEITGAAANVFLVAANCWELLHSNEILKREFTKLAIILHSKPWIGTFLEEISLYKGNFEEAMPPQGDSTLAARLMRASISFFRAQYSICLERALTAFSQLPMVEGQLETSLIVGGSHRHVHFLPLTKSAAVHYCTKLILHSMKAVGNITDLAAGNMIVLLQLDWPQEQTLFVRLLDAIRQHGVFRYSLFQSYIINIDILEELMYLSSEQAGSIVLDILPNTQQHLGQRRIGTRGADKGVKEDIKHAMRAQVARCNEPIINLVTQFITQERAHLFKSFSSAHLERP; the protein is encoded by the coding sequence ATGCCGTCTCTTAATAGTCAAGATCTCTGCGATGAGGAGTATATAATAATGAAGGCCAAAGAAGCTCAAGCTGGCGATCCGTATACCGCAAAAGCATGGATGTTAACCGCGAAGACACTTTATCCTACTAACTTTACCGTGCAGTTCGAGGCATATCTCATGGAGAAAGCGGCTGGACACGTTCAAGAGGCTGCAGACTGCTTTAGCGTGCTGATTAATTCACCTCAAATACCCAACCAACTATGGCCAGAAATTGAAGCCATTACTACATCACTCAAAGACTCCAATTCCAACTTTCTGTCAGAAATGTTCGAGAGGATACCAGCCGACGTTCAGCATAAAATGTTACTCTCCAGTGCCGAACACAGTGACGATACAATGGAACACTGTCGTCTTCTACTGCTGCTTTTGCAAAGATTTCCTAAAGCTGTCGCCACACACGGTGGTCCCCTCGTAGAAACGTTGTTAAGCGCAGAAAAACACAGTTCTGAAGACTGCTATGCTCGTTTATTAGTTGTAGAAACGTTGCCTTTGTTGGAACTTCCACAGTCGCCTCGATTATTAATCCGATTACTTATAAGGGCCATTGACTTCTACAATACGTATTtgtgtgaaaaaaatgaaaacgatATATCAGACCCGTGGCAGAGACTTTTCAGTGTATTGGAACTCACCGGACGACAATTAGGATGGGATAGCTATTTGATAACATATTCTAACAGCTTAAATAAagatacatactttcaaaagtTGTTATCGCTTCGAAACGCTGAAGATTGTAGACAACTTATATATTGTGGAGCGATACACTTACTTCGTGCATTACACGAGCATAATGCTAAAAGGGGGAATCAAATATTACTGGAAGCATTTACTGATCCCGATAAACCTGTTTCGAAGAGGCATAAAGGAGACATTGAAATTACTGGTGCTGCTGCCAACGTGTTTCTGGTAGCTGCCAACTGTTGGGAGTTGTTgcattcaaatgaaattttgaaaaggGAATTTACTAAACTGGCAATTATATTACACAGTAAACCATGGATTGGAACATTTCTAGAAGAAATATCTTTGTATAAAGGAAATTTTGAGGAAGCAATGCCTCCCCAAGGCGATTCTACGCTCGCAGCCCGACTCATGAGAGCTTCAATTAGTTTCTTCAGAGCTCAGTATTCGATTTGCTTAGAAAGGGCGTTGACTGCATTTTCACAATTACCAATGGTCGAAGGACAGTTGGAAACTTCTCTAATAGTCGGAGGGTCGCACAGACATGTGCATTTTTTGCCATTGACAAAATCAGCCGCCGTACACTATTGTACGAAACTTATTCTACATTCGATGAAAGCAGTTGGGAACATAACTGATCTAGCAGCCGGTAATATGATAGTGCTTTTACAACTAGATTGGCCTCAGGAACAAACTCTTTTCGTTAGACTTTTAGATGCTATTCGACAACATGGAGTGTTTCGTTATTCGTTGTTTCAATCATACattattaatattgatattttggaAGAATTGATGTACTTGTCGAGTGAACAGGCAGGAAGCATAGTTCTGGACATTCTGCCGAATACCCAACAACATTTAGGACAACGGAGAATTGGAACTCGTGGAGCAGACAAAGGCGTTAAAGAAGATATAAAGCATGCTATGCGGGCGCAGGTTGCCAGATGCAATGAGCCCATCATAAATCTTGTAACACAATTCATTACACAAGAAAGAGCTCATCTCTTCAAAAGCTTCAGCTCTGCTCATTTGGAGAGACCTTGA
- the Uros1 gene encoding uroporphyrinogen III synthase 1, with translation MASVLLLAEEETARRYADKLEPMQLRVESARPLQIRQIPEAVQQLAGDLNSSRFAGLIVTSARAAAAVKKAVDQLKARVPEIVYAVGVSSAKSLPEVARSRCVGFEAGNANALANLIMAEAPGPLLFPCGNLASDTLPRKLEEVGCSVKCLTVYTTGPNPDLSDDLLRLQQTCGIPPTVVFFSPSGVEYSIPILKTLGFDFDCAKLLAIGPSTEEQIKKFGLKCWATACEPTPQGVATLFENKS, from the coding sequence ATGGCTTCGGTGTTGCTCTTGGCCGAGGAGGAGACCGCTCGAAGATACGCCGACAAACTGGAGCCTATGCAGTTGAGAGTGGAATCGGCGCGTCCGCTGCAGATTCGGCAAATACCGGAAGCCGTACAGCAGTTGGCGGGAGATTTGAATTCGAGCCGATTCGCGGGATTGATCGTAACGAGCGCTCGCGCTGCCGCTGCGGTTAAAAAGGCTGTCGACCAACTGAAAGCTCGCGTACCGGAAATCGTATACGCAGTCGGCGTCAGCAGCGCCAAGTCCCTACCGGAAGTGGCTCGGTCGAGATGTGTAGGCTTCGAGGCGGGCAACGCAAACGCTCTGGCCAATTTGATAATGGCGGAAGCTCCTGGGCCTCTCCTCTTTCCGTGCGGCAATCTCGCCTCTGATACTCTCCCTCGTAAATTGGAGGAGGTCGGATGTAGTGTGAAGTGCCTCACAGTCTACACTACCGGTCCTAACCCTGACCTGAGTGATGATTTACTCCGGCTACAACAGACCTGTGGGATTCCCCCGACGGTGGTCTTCTTTAGTCCATCCGGTGTCGAGTATTCTATTCCTATATTGAAAACGTTgggttttgattttgattgtgCTAAATTGCTAGCGATCGGTCCATCGACTGAAGAGCAGATTAAAAAATTTGGGCTGAAATGCTGGGCTACAGCTTGCGAACCCACTCCTCAAGGGGTGGCtactttatttgaaaataagtcatag